ATCGAGCTGGGCCGGGCCTGCATCCACCGTGACCATCGCCTGCCCGAGGTCTTGAATCTGCTTTGGAAGGCGATTGCCCGTTACGCCAAAGAGCGCGATGCTCGCTGGATGATCGGCTGCTGCTCGTTGAACTCGCAGGATGCAGCCGAAGGCTGGAGCGTCTTTCGCGGATTGAAAGAGTACCAGGTGGAGGAGCAGCTCCGGACGCTTCCTCTGGAGGCGCTCCGCATGGAGCCCGCCGGCGACGAGGCCGAGGTAAAGCAGCCTCCCAAGCTGTTGCGCAGCTACCTGGCGCTGGGGGCGCGCATCTGCGGAGAACCGGCGATCGACCGCGAATTCCGCACCATCGATTTTCTTACCCTTATGGATTTGGAACGGCTTCATCCTAGAATGGCTGCAAGGCTGTTTGGGTGAAGGGACGAGAGATTGACTGGTGTGTTGCGGGCGCTAAGGCGTCTGTTGTTTCTGGCGGGAATGACGGTGGTAGCGCTGACCGAAGCAGCGCTGCAAAGGGATAAGTCGGCGCGGGGCAGGGCGGTCTGGATGTGTAAGTGGAGCCGCTTCGTCGTGCGTATGGCCGGTGTGCAGCTGCGCATTGTTGGCGAACCGGCGCGGCACGGGCTGCTCGTAAGCAACCACATGGGCTATATCGACGTGCTGGTGCTGGGCTCGATTGTGCCGACGGTCTTCGTCTCCAAGGCAGAGGTAAAAGATTGGCCGGTCTTTGGCTGGTTGACCCGCATTGCCGGCA
This genomic window from Terriglobus albidus contains:
- a CDS encoding GNAT family N-acetyltransferase, which codes for MATAVRTPVSLQPVVWAPGDAVLQAGPYRARLAVTEADRLAVYRLRFVVFNLELNEGSEEAFATGHDRDRFDDVCDHIVVERIECGSVIGTYRLQTGLRALQAHGYYSAQEFDLSPYESMRERTIELGRACIHRDHRLPEVLNLLWKAIARYAKERDARWMIGCCSLNSQDAAEGWSVFRGLKEYQVEEQLRTLPLEALRMEPAGDEAEVKQPPKLLRSYLALGARICGEPAIDREFRTIDFLTLMDLERLHPRMAARLFG